A region of Gracilinanus agilis isolate LMUSP501 chromosome 3, AgileGrace, whole genome shotgun sequence DNA encodes the following proteins:
- the BCAM gene encoding basal cell adhesion molecule, giving the protein MEPPGSGWASRLLLGALLLPLLLGGAPGAQAALRVSAPHLVEAMKGEPVTLNCSLSGLGSKERVVLEWFNISRSGLATSLALAEGRMGSLKKTEDTGPGRSTRFQLLPNGNLRLASAEAGDEQDYMCRFSAGAADRVEATTRLRVFVAPKPPEVIPNKGTISVIDAIAQEIATCTSRNANPAPNISWYRNGEVLEVPTELNKEIYAVSRTVLEATGLHSLTSILYFRPRKADRDVAFHCRVNYHLPYGQRGQQESPPFYLSLHYPTENVHFWVASPAAPGGWVREGDTIHLFCRGDGNPTPEYIFTLKQKEEKSLETNTDGNLTLWSVHRNQSGVYQCEVADFDAEPEVELTRKLELHVGYLDPLQLSPGENVTVPLGDTILLGCSASGDPTPKLLWTKDSIPLEPGPQLTLTNVSFASAGVYTCEASVPKLPGLTRTRHLQLFVQGKPELKPEETQPRGRSSWTEGDEVTLTCSARGHPKPKLSWSLPGDTVSRNIDDWVQSSLKLKVTGAVARDGVTCVAANQLGDAQHIFHFEAVAPQAPQAGVAVMAAAVSVGLLLLVVAVFYCMRRKGRCCRRKEKVPPLPPEPELSRPGTERPEQTGLLSGGGGGGGRGGHSFGDEC; this is encoded by the exons GTGCCCAGGCTGCGCTTCGGGTATCAGCCCCCCACTTGGTGGAAGCCATGAAAGGGGAGCCAGTGACCCTGAACTGTTCCCTCTCCGGCTTGGGAAGCAAAGAAAGAGTGGTGCTGGAGTGGTTTAAT ATAAGCCGCTCAGGACTGGCCACCTCACTGGCCCTGGCTGAGGGACGAATGGGATCTCTGAAGAAGACTGAGGACACCGGACCAGGCCGAAGCACTCGCTTTCAACTGCTTCCCAACGGGAACCTTCGACTGGCCTCTGCTGAGGCGGGCGATGAGCAGGACTATATGTGCAGATTCAGTGCTGGGGCAGCAGACAGGGTAGAGGCCACCACCCGACTCCGAGTCTTTG TGGCCCCCAAGCCCCCTGAGGTCATACCCAACAAGGGAACAATTTCAGTGATTGACGCCATAGCCCAAGAG ATAGCCACCTGTACCAGTCGAAATGCCAACCCTGCCCCCAACATCAGTTGGTACCGGAATGGGGAGGTTCTGGAGGTTCCCACAGAGCTGAACAAGG AGATATATGCCGTGAGCCGCACTGTGCTAGAGGCCACCGGCCTCCACTCCCTCACCAGCATCCTCTACTTTCGGCCCAGGAAGGCCGATCGCGATGTCGCCTTTCACTGCAGGGTCAACTACCACCTACCCTACGGCCAGCGGGGCCAGCAAGAATCCCCGCCCTTCTACCTCTCACTGCACT ACCCCACGGAGAACGTGCATTTCTGGGTGGCCAGCCCAGCGGCCCCCGGAGGCTGGGTCCGAGAGGGGGACACCATCCACCTGTTTTGCCGGGGAGACGGCAACCCGACCCCCGAGTACATCTTCACCCTGAAGCAG aaggaagaaaaatcccTGGAGACCAACACTGACGGCAACCTGACCCTCTGGAGCGTCCACCGGAACCAGAGCGGCGTCTACCAGTGTGAGGTGGCCGACTTTGACGCGGAACCGGAGGTGGAGCTGACCCGAAAGCTGGAGCTTCACGTGGGAT ACCTGGACCCCCTGCAGCTGAGTCCTGGGGAGAACGTGACAGTGCCTTTGGGGGATACCATTTTGCTGGGCTGCTCGGCCTCTGGGGACCCAACCCCCAAACTCCTCTGGACCAAG GATTCTATCCCCCTGGAGCCGGGCCCCCAGCTCACTCTCACCAATGTCTCCTTTGCCTCAGCCGGTGTCTACACCTGTGAGGCCTCGGTGCCCAAGCTGCCTGGGCTCACCAGGACCCGACACCTGCAGCTGTTCGTGCAGG GAAAACCAGAGCTGAAACCGGAGGAGACCCAGCCTCGGGGCCGCAGTAGCTGGACCGAAGGGGATGAAGTGACCCTCACCTGCTCTGCCCGGGGACACCCAAAGCCAAAGCTGAGCTGGAGTCTCCCAGGGGACACA GTGAGCAGAAACATCGATGACTGGGTGCAGAGCTCGCTGAAGCTGAAGGTGACGGGCGCCGTGGCCAGGGACGGAGTCACCTGCGTGGCCGCCAACCAGCTGGGCGATGCCCAGCACATCTTCCACTTCGAGGCCG TGGCCCCGCAGGCCCCTCAGGCCGGCGTGGCCGTGATGGCGGCCGCCGTCAGCGTCGGGCTGCTGCTCCTGGTTGTGGCTGTTTTCTACTGCATGCGCCGCAAGGGCCGCTGCTGCCGGAGAAAGGAGAAGGTGCCCCC GCTGCCCCCTGAGCCCGAGCTGAGCCGTCCCGGCACCGAGCGCCCAGAGCAGACGGGCCTCCTGTCAGGAGGCGGCGGAGGAGGCGGCCGGGGAGGCCACAGCTTCGGGGACGAG TGCTGA